The Streptomyces aurantiacus genome includes a region encoding these proteins:
- a CDS encoding SH3 domain-containing protein — MRVTPALRTLGIALVSGGVLAVAAAGTATAGDSRGFGHDDGEPVWGTVVSRGELNLRAHPDTGSAVLGRLSPGSQDRVACATTGSRVFGDPYWYWLVGARAWASAAFVDIGTAGVPKCSDPCEGDWKDRWHDTGNCNGCDEGSWSSTGSWTASGTWSWTFSGSWDASGSGWEWVPGRR; from the coding sequence ATGCGTGTGACCCCGGCTCTGCGGACCCTTGGAATCGCCCTGGTCAGCGGTGGTGTGCTGGCCGTCGCGGCCGCCGGTACGGCGACCGCGGGAGACTCCCGCGGCTTTGGCCACGACGACGGGGAACCCGTGTGGGGCACCGTCGTCTCCCGCGGCGAACTGAACCTGCGGGCCCACCCCGACACCGGCTCGGCCGTCCTCGGGCGGCTCTCGCCCGGCAGTCAGGACCGGGTCGCGTGCGCCACGACCGGATCGCGGGTCTTCGGCGACCCGTACTGGTACTGGCTCGTCGGGGCGCGGGCCTGGGCGAGTGCCGCGTTCGTGGACATCGGCACGGCGGGGGTGCCGAAGTGCTCCGACCCCTGCGAGGGGGACTGGAAGGACCGGTGGCACGACACCGGGAACTGCAACGGCTGCGACGAGGGTTCCTGGAGCTCCACCGGCTCCTGGACCGCGTCCGGAACGTGGAGCTGGACCTTCTCCGGCTCCTGGGACGCCTCGGGCTCGGGCTGGGAGTGGGTGCCCGGCAGGCGGTGA